The proteins below are encoded in one region of Pseudomonas sp. SCB32:
- a CDS encoding nitrate reductase subunit alpha: MSYLLDRLQFFKKKQGEFADGHGEVSNESRAWENSYRQRWQHDKIVRSTHGVNCTGSCSWKIYVKNGLITWETQQTDYPRTRPDLPNHEPRGCPRGASYSWYMYSANRLKYPKVRKPLLKLWREARAVHKDPVNAWASIVEDSAKAKSYKSERGLGGFVRSSWNEVTEIIAAANVYTAKTFGPDRVIGFSPIPAMSMVSYAAGARYLSLIGGVCLSFYDWYCDLPPASPQIWGEQTDVPESADWYNSSYIIAWGSNVPQTRTPDAHFFTEVRYKGTKTVAVTPDYSEVAKLTDLWLNPKQGTDAALGMAFGHVILKEFHLEKPRAYFVDYCRQYTDMPMLVLLEPHTEGVLKPTRYLRAADLANNLGQDNNPEWKTIGLDEISGELVSPTGAIGYRWGESGKWNIEETEGGEKRETRLALTLIDGPEKACDVGFPYFAGQEHPHFKGVENDEVLVRRVPFREVTGADGQTLRVATVYDLQMANYSVDRGLGGANVAASYTDADVPYTPAWQARITGVPAARAIQVAREFADSADKTHGKAMVIIGAAMNHWYHMDMNYRAVINMLMMCGCIGQSGGGWAHYVGQEKLRPQTGWVPLAFGTDWSRPPRQMNGTSFFYLHSSQWRHEKISMHEVLSPLADTRQFPEHALDYNIRAERMGWLPSAPQLNRNPLHIAADAERAGIPVQDYVVRELKAGNLRVASEQPDDPQNFPRNMFIWRSNLLGSSGKGHEYMLKYLLGAKNGVMNDDLGKAGGPCPGEVDWVDQGAEGKLDLVTTLDFRMSSTCMYSDIVLPTATWYEKDDLNTSDMHPFIHPLSAATDPAWEAKSDWEIYKAIARKFSEVSVGHLGVEKDLVTVPLLHDTANELAQPFGGSDWKKGECEPVPGKTMPTLHLVERDYPNTYKKFTSLGPLLDKLGNGGKGIGWNTEKEIKLLGELNHKVTEPGVSEGRPRIESAIDAAEVILALAPETNGQVAVKAWEALSKFTGRDHTHLALPKEEEKIRFRDVQAQPRKIISSPTWSGLEDEHVSYNAGYTNVHEMIPWRTLTGRQQFYQDHPWMQAFGEGFVSYRPPVNTRSTDKLFNKKPNGHTEITLNWITPHQKWGIHSTYSDNLLMLTLSRGGPIIWMSENDARSAGIEDNDWCEVFNANGAATCRAVVSQRVKDGMVMMYHAQERIVNLPGSETTGTRGGHHNSVTRVVLKPTHMIGGYAQQAWGFNYYGTVGCNRDEFVVVRKMNKVDWLDEPEQGGLGGDALPQPLPQDI; the protein is encoded by the coding sequence TGAATTCGCCGATGGCCATGGCGAAGTCAGCAACGAGAGCCGTGCCTGGGAAAACAGTTACCGGCAGCGCTGGCAGCACGACAAGATCGTGCGCTCCACCCACGGGGTGAACTGCACCGGATCGTGCTCCTGGAAGATCTACGTGAAGAACGGCCTGATCACCTGGGAAACCCAGCAGACCGACTACCCGCGCACCCGCCCGGACCTGCCCAACCACGAGCCGCGCGGCTGCCCCCGTGGCGCCAGCTACTCCTGGTACATGTACAGCGCCAACCGCCTGAAGTACCCCAAGGTGCGCAAGCCGCTGCTCAAGCTGTGGCGTGAAGCGCGCGCGGTGCACAAGGACCCGGTGAACGCCTGGGCCAGCATCGTCGAGGACTCCGCCAAGGCCAAGAGCTACAAGAGCGAGCGCGGCCTGGGCGGCTTCGTACGCTCCAGCTGGAACGAAGTCACCGAGATCATCGCCGCCGCCAACGTCTACACCGCCAAGACGTTCGGTCCGGACCGCGTCATCGGCTTCTCGCCGATCCCGGCCATGTCCATGGTCAGCTACGCCGCCGGCGCCCGTTACCTGTCGCTGATCGGCGGCGTGTGCCTGTCCTTCTATGACTGGTACTGCGACCTGCCGCCGGCCAGCCCGCAAATCTGGGGCGAGCAGACCGACGTGCCGGAGTCGGCCGACTGGTATAACTCCAGCTACATCATCGCCTGGGGCTCCAACGTCCCGCAGACCCGTACCCCCGACGCGCACTTCTTCACCGAAGTCCGCTACAAGGGCACCAAGACCGTGGCCGTCACCCCGGACTACTCCGAAGTGGCCAAGCTCACCGACCTCTGGCTCAACCCCAAGCAGGGCACCGACGCCGCGCTGGGCATGGCATTCGGTCACGTCATCCTCAAGGAATTCCACCTCGAGAAGCCCAGAGCCTACTTCGTCGACTACTGCCGCCAGTACACCGACATGCCGATGCTGGTGCTGCTGGAGCCGCACACCGAGGGCGTGCTCAAGCCGACCCGCTACCTGCGCGCGGCGGACCTGGCGAACAACCTCGGCCAGGACAACAACCCCGAGTGGAAGACCATCGGCCTGGACGAAATCTCCGGCGAACTGGTCTCGCCCACCGGCGCCATCGGCTACCGCTGGGGCGAGTCGGGCAAGTGGAACATCGAGGAAACCGAAGGCGGCGAGAAGCGTGAAACCCGCCTGGCACTGACCCTGATCGACGGCCCGGAAAAAGCCTGTGACGTCGGCTTCCCGTACTTCGCCGGCCAGGAGCACCCGCACTTCAAGGGTGTGGAAAACGACGAGGTGCTGGTGCGCCGCGTGCCGTTCCGCGAAGTCACCGGCGCAGACGGCCAGACCCTGCGCGTCGCCACCGTGTATGACCTGCAGATGGCCAACTACAGCGTCGACCGTGGCCTGGGCGGCGCCAACGTGGCTGCCTCCTACACCGACGCCGACGTGCCCTACACCCCGGCCTGGCAGGCCCGCATCACCGGCGTACCGGCCGCCCGCGCCATCCAGGTGGCCCGCGAGTTCGCCGACAGCGCCGACAAGACCCACGGCAAGGCCATGGTCATCATCGGCGCCGCGATGAACCACTGGTACCACATGGACATGAACTACCGCGCGGTCATCAACATGCTGATGATGTGCGGCTGCATCGGCCAGAGCGGTGGCGGCTGGGCGCACTACGTGGGCCAGGAGAAACTCCGCCCGCAGACCGGCTGGGTCCCGCTGGCCTTCGGCACCGACTGGAGCCGCCCGCCGCGGCAGATGAACGGCACCAGCTTCTTCTACCTGCACAGCTCGCAGTGGCGTCACGAGAAGATCTCGATGCACGAGGTGCTCTCGCCGCTGGCCGACACCAGGCAGTTCCCCGAGCACGCGCTGGACTACAACATCCGCGCCGAACGCATGGGCTGGCTGCCGTCCGCCCCGCAGCTCAACCGCAACCCGCTGCACATCGCCGCTGATGCCGAGCGCGCCGGCATCCCGGTGCAGGACTACGTGGTGCGCGAGCTCAAGGCCGGCAACCTGCGCGTGGCCAGCGAGCAGCCGGACGATCCGCAGAACTTCCCGCGCAACATGTTCATCTGGCGCTCCAACCTGCTCGGCTCCTCGGGCAAGGGCCACGAGTACATGCTCAAGTACCTGCTGGGCGCGAAGAACGGCGTGATGAACGACGACCTCGGCAAGGCCGGCGGTCCCTGCCCGGGCGAGGTCGACTGGGTCGACCAGGGCGCCGAAGGCAAGCTGGACCTGGTCACCACACTGGACTTCCGCATGTCCTCCACCTGCATGTACTCGGACATCGTCCTGCCGACCGCCACCTGGTACGAGAAGGACGACCTCAACACCTCCGACATGCACCCCTTCATCCACCCGCTGTCGGCCGCCACCGATCCGGCCTGGGAAGCCAAGAGCGACTGGGAAATCTACAAGGCCATCGCCAGGAAGTTCTCCGAGGTTTCCGTCGGCCACCTGGGCGTGGAAAAAGACCTGGTCACCGTGCCGCTGCTGCACGACACCGCCAACGAACTCGCGCAGCCGTTCGGCGGCAGCGACTGGAAGAAGGGCGAGTGCGAGCCGGTTCCAGGCAAGACTATGCCGACCCTGCACCTGGTCGAGCGTGACTACCCCAACACCTACAAGAAGTTCACCTCCCTCGGCCCGCTGCTGGACAAGCTCGGCAACGGCGGCAAGGGCATCGGCTGGAACACCGAGAAGGAAATCAAGCTGCTCGGCGAGCTGAACCACAAGGTCACCGAACCGGGTGTCAGCGAAGGCCGTCCACGCATCGAAAGCGCCATCGACGCCGCTGAGGTGATCCTCGCCCTGGCGCCGGAAACCAACGGCCAGGTCGCCGTGAAGGCCTGGGAAGCGCTGTCGAAGTTCACCGGCCGCGACCACACCCACCTGGCACTGCCCAAGGAAGAAGAGAAGATCCGCTTCCGCGACGTCCAGGCGCAGCCGCGCAAGATCATCTCCAGCCCCACCTGGTCGGGCCTGGAAGACGAACACGTGAGCTACAACGCCGGCTACACCAACGTCCACGAGATGATCCCGTGGCGCACCCTCACCGGTCGCCAGCAGTTCTACCAGGATCACCCCTGGATGCAGGCCTTCGGCGAGGGCTTCGTCAGCTACCGGCCGCCGGTCAATACCCGCAGCACCGACAAGCTGTTCAACAAGAAGCCCAACGGCCACACCGAGATCACCCTGAACTGGATCACCCCGCACCAGAAGTGGGGCATCCACTCCACCTACAGCGACAACCTGCTGATGCTCACCCTGTCGCGCGGCGGCCCGATCATCTGGATGAGCGAGAACGACGCGAGAAGCGCCGGCATCGAGGACAACGACTGGTGCGAAGTCTTCAACGCCAACGGTGCCGCGACCTGCCGCGCGGTGGTCAGCCAGCGCGTGAAGGACGGCATGGTGATGATGTACCACGCCCAGGAACGCATCGTGAACCTGCCGGGCAGCGAGACCACCGGCACCCGCGGCGGCCACCACAACTCGGTGACCCGCGTGGTCTTGAAGCCCACCCACATGATCGGCGGCTATGCCCAGCAGGCGTGGGGCTTCAACTACTACGGCACGGTGGGCTGCAACCGCGACGAGTTCGTCGTGGTGCGCAAGATGAACAAGGTCGACTGGCTCGACGAGCCGGAGCAGGGCGGACTGGGCGGTGACGCTCTGCCGCAACCGCTGCCCCAGGACATTTGA